In Actinomycetota bacterium, the sequence GAACACGAGGTTGATAGGCCGGATGTGGAAGCGCGGCAACGCGTGGAGCTGACCGGTACTAATAGGTCGAGGGCTTGGTTCCAAACCTTGGAGATCGCTGTGCAGTTTTGAAGGTGCGCTGCGGTTGCAGCTCGGTTTCTTGACACGAGAATAAAGTGTTCACGGTGGCCATGGCGGAGGGGATCACCCGTTCCCATTCCGAACACGGAAGTTAAGCCCTCCAGCGCCGATGGTACTGCTCGGGAGACCGTGTGGGAGAGTAGGTCGCCGCCGGAACATCTTTCCAGGGCCGGGTTTTCGGACCCGGCCCTCACCTTTTCCGCAACTCCCCGGGCTCAGGCTCCGTTTATCGCCCACGCCCATGGCGACACCCGGCACCTTTTTTATAGTGAGCCTTGATGTGGTTTTCTTCCGGCCCGGGGCCTCAGGGTAACGGTCTCGCTCGGCGCCGCGTTCCTTTCTCGTAGATCCGAGGCCCTGGGAAAGGCGTCCTCGCTGCGGCCGACCCCGTAGTTCCTCGGGCTTGGTGGTTGCGTATATGTGCTTCTTCCGGCCCGGGGCCTCAGGGTAACGGTCTCGCTCGGCGCCGCGTTCCTTTCTCGTAGATCCGAGGACTTGGGAAAGGCGTCCTCGCTGCGACCGACCCCGTAGTTCCTCGGGCTTGGTGGTTGCGTATATGTGCTTCTTCCGGCCTCGGGACTCAACGGCAACCCGGGGTAAAGACCCGTTCGTGTCCGGTTTTTTCGGTTAGACGGGTTTGCCCACGGTATTTATGTTGGCGAGCTTGTAAAGGGGACAGTAACCGGACAAGGCCGAGGACATGAGCATGCCCGAGGCGTGAGCCGCCATGATCCCGGATTTCCCCCCTTTTCTCCATGCAAAGCCGAGGAGAAGGAGGCCGAGCGCAGCCCTTCCCGCACGATCGAGCGTGCCAACATTCCGCTGCATAAGATCACCTCCCGTGGAATGCGCACATTTACCTGGCAGCCTAAACCTGCATCTCTGTTATTATCCCATACCCAATACGAAGTATCCCCGATACGTGTTAATGGGGTATGCACAGGAAAGCCTAAGCGGTGACGTGAAACGGAAAAGGAACATCGCGGAATAGACAGACAGGGAAGGAAACAGAGATTTTTTGCTTACACCGGTCCGTTCTCTGGTAAAATCGACCCGCCGGCAGATTTCTGAAGGAAAGCTGGGCAGAAAAAGATGGCAGGCCGCCAAGCAAGGGAAGCGAAAGAGGGCACCTTCTCCATTCATTATGCTCGTGTGCCCTGTTTCTCGTGCCGTTGAAAAAATGCTGGTGAGCGAGGAGCAGGCGGATATCGCGTGAGGGAGGTCCTTTAGAGCCGGTATATGCATTCATGGGAGGGGGGAGAACGTGATGTTCCGGTACCGTTCACGAGGGGAAGGGTGTGCCCGCCGGTGCACCGACCTGCGCAACAAGGCCCGCATCGTCGTCCTGCCGCTCGCGGCGCTGCTTGTCTTCATGCTTCCCATGCCGTCGCCGCCGGCTGTACCGGCGGCGAGCACCGCGTCTGCGCGGGGCGATCTTGGTCCCTTCAAGGAAGCAGGCGACTGGCCCTGTATCCACCATGACTCGGCCAACTCGGACGTCCTCCCCGAGGGCAAAGCCGCGCCGGCCGAGTTCGAGCTGAAGTGGTCGGCCCTCAAGGACGCCTCCGTCCTCTCCTCACCGACAGTAGGTGACGACGGTCGCATCTACGTCACCGCCACCCAGCAGAACTTCCACTCCCAGCCCGCCATGTGGCTGGCGCCGCTCGCGAGGCTCCTGGACCCACTCGCCTCCTCCCTGAGCGGGGGCGTCAAGCTCTCCGACATGCTGAACTCCGGCCTGCTGCAGTCGCGGCTTTACGCCCTGGACGCGGAGACGGGAAGGGTGCTGTGGGAAAGGGCCGAGATAGCCCTGGCGGGCATGGCGGGGGCTCCGCTACTCATCCGCGACCCGCGCGGAGACCTCAGCATCGTGGTGAGCTGCCTGGGCAAGGTCATCGCCTACGACCCCGATGGCAACAAGCGCTGGACTTCATCGTTGGGCTTCGCCGAGGTGGCCATCAGCCCGCACCTGTATCCGGACGGAAAATCCATCCTTTTGGGCACCAACCGGGGCTCCGTGTATCTCAAGGACGCTGCCAGGGGGCGCGACCTTCTGCCCCCTTACCGGCCCTCGGGCCTGGTGAACACGAACACCCCGGGCATCGCTCCGGATGGCACGGTGATACTGGTGGGCAACCATACCTCGAACATCGAGGACGGGGTGGCCTGGGCGGTCAAGCCGGACCTCGCCGCGGGGAAATGGGACGTCATCTGGACCTGCGAGGACATAGCCGGGGAATCCCAGACCAGCCCCACCATCGCGGACGGGCGCGTCTATGTCGGCGACGGGCACGCCGGCCTCATCGCCATAGACCTCGCAACCGGTGCTGAGCTGTGGCGCTACACGTTCACGGAGATCGAGGGGTGGCGGGACTACCAATGGCGGGACTACGTCATCTATGCTTCCGTGGCGGTTACCCCCGAGGGTCTGATAGGCATGTACATGATCCCGGCCGGCCTCGAGGAACTCGCCACGTACTCGGACCTGCCTCCCATGTACATAGCGGTGCTTGAGGACCGGGGCGACCACGCGGAAAGGCGCTACCTGGAGGACTGGAAGGCGACCTGCGGCGTCGCCTACTCGGCGGGCAGCGGCCGTTTCTACTTCGCCGGGATGGAGGAAGGAGCCGGTGGAAAGGCGCTCAACGTTCTGGTCAGCCTGGATGCCGCTTCCCACGAGAGCTTCTCCCAGCCCCTGGAGAACCCCTGCCTGAACAACATCACCCTCGCCGACGGAGCCCTGGTGGTGCCGGTGTTCTGGGGTGGGCTCATCGGCCTGCCCGTGGTCACCAGGAAGGGGTACGGCCTGCATTGTTACCGGGAGAAGAAGGCCGCGCCGGCGGACGAGGAACCGCCCGTTAACCCTTACCTCGCGGACTCGCCCTGGCCGGAGAGCCACCGCAACTCCTACTGCCAGGCTTCCTCGCCTCTCACGGGTCCCCGGGATGCGGGCACCATAAGGCTCTCCCACGAGGTCGTTCCCCTGGATATACCCATCACCGCCGCCTTCTCCTCTCCCTATGCGGACGGCAAGAGGGTTATCTGGTGCTCCACCACGGGTATTTTGGGCGAGGTGTTCAAGCTCGATCCCGGGACCTTCACGGTCATCGACCGCTACATACCGGCAGTGAGGGAGGGAGCCCCCCTGAACTTCCATCCTTCCATCAGCGGCGCCTACAACGTATTGGACCGGGACGGGAACCTCTTCGTCCCCAGCTGGGCCGGATGCGGCATCGACGCCTTCTCCGATTCCATCCCTGGAGACCGCGGTTCTCCCATAGCCCTCAAGGGCAGGTACATCATACCCGACGCCTTCCTGCTGCGTCCCGGGGCGGAGAGCATCGTGGGCATGACCATGACCTACGACGGCATGGTCGCCTTCGTGACCGACCTGGGAACGGTGGGAGTGATCGACCGCTCGCTCTCCCCGGCCTCAGCGCGTTTTCTGTCTCTCAACGCGAGCGCCGATCCCTCCACGCCCTTGGATGAACTGGAGCACGTCTCCAATTCCATCGCCGCCTGCGAGAAGGGCGGCATCTACGTGGTGACCGACAAGTACATGTACCGCGTGCAGTGGACGGGAAGCGGGCTCACCCTCGACCCGGCGAGCGGGGCATGGAAAGCCGCCTACGAGGCCGGGTCCGGTCAGCAGGGCGGCCGCCTGGGCAAGGGCTCGGGGAGCACCCCCACCCTCATGGGGACGGGGGACGGCGACCGTTTCGTGGTCATAACCGATGGGCAGGACGTCATGCGCCTGGTGCTCATGTGGAGGGACGAGATCCCGGCCGGGTGGGAGCCCATCGCGACCGGCAAAGACCCCCGCATCGCCGCCGAGGTGCCGGTGACCTTCGGAGACCCGGAGGCGAAGGTGTCCTATTCCGAGCAGTCCGTGCTGGTGCGTGGTTACGGCGCCGTGGTGGTCAACAACCGCCTGGGTCTGGACATACTCAGCTCGCTCCCTCCCAACCTGCAGCCCTTCTCCATGCTGCTCTCCAACCTCCCGGGTATCGCCCCTTACGGTATAGAGAAATTCGTTTGGGACCCGGAAGCGCGCAGGCTCGAGTCCGCCTGGTGTAACCCTTCCATAAGCCTGCCCAACGCCATCCCCACTATGAGCGCGGAGACCGGCATGATCTACTGCATCGGGCAACGCCGCGGGGCGTGGACGCTGGAGGCCGTGGACTGGGAGACGGGCGTCTCGCGTTTCCATTACGTCATCGGCTACAGCATCTTCCACAACAGTTTCTATGCTGCTACGGAAATAGGCCCTGACGGCGCGATATATTACGGGACCTTCTGCGGGATAAACAAACTGCAGCCCTGAGCGGTCTTCCGGCTCGGCCCATGCGCAGCCCGCCGCGTTCGCGGCTGCTTGGTCGTTGCGGCAGGGAAGCGGCGCGCGCAGGGTGGGCCGTCAACGGCGCGCACGACCCGGTTTTTCGATTATATTGTAAGTGTCGAGCGGAAAGGTCTTCGGGAACAAGGGTGAAGGAACGGCATACCGATGAACCCCAGGAGTGACGGGAAAAACGATAACGGCTGCGAGACGCGCGCCACGCCGGATGCGCATTGCGGGCCATTCAGGATAGCCCTCTTCCCTTTCGCCACCAATGCCGTGGGAAGGGTGCCGGCGGCGGTCGAGAACATGATCGCCCTTTACCTTCTCAACGGGCTGAGCAGGGTAGCCGGGCTGGAGGTCGTTGACCTGGCCCCTTCTCCCCGCGGTGGAGAGGTGTTGTCGCTGGCGGGGACGCTTTCGCCCGACGAGGTCAGGGAAGCCGCCGCTCGGGCCGGCGCGGAGGCGGCCGTCTGGGGGGAGCTGGCATTCAAGCCGGAGAACCGTCCCGTCGTCGAGGCGGTGGAGGTCAACCTGCTTTTCGCGCGCACCGACGCCGAGGATCCGCCGCGGCGCTTCTCCTCCCTCTTCCGGGGCCTGCGCGGTGACGTGAGGTCGGGCCACCTAAGCGTCGACGTCCCGGCCCTCGAGGACCTGGCGGAGGAGTCGGTCCTCGCCGTCTCGGAGATGCTGGGGATGGAGCGCGGCGCATTGCGGCCGGAGCGCATCGGCGAGGGCATGACCCACAACCATCGCGCGCTCCTCTACTTCGTTTACGCCCTGCGCATGGTGGGTGAGAGAGATTGGAAGATCGGGTTCTATCGCAAGGCGATAGCCGCCGATCCCCACTTCGCCCTCGCGTATATCAACCTGGCGCAGTTGTTGTTGGGGGAGGGGCGCAACGGGGAGGCCATGCGCGTGCTCCTGCAGGCGCAGTCCCGCCTCAAGGGGAGCGAGGCGGAGCCGGATATACTGAACCTGCTCGGCGTCACCACCCTGCACATGGGGATGTGGGAGGAGGCGGTAAAGGTGTGGGAGCGCGCCCTCTCCCTGTGCCCCGCCCACCGGGAAGCCCTCTGCAACCTGGCGGCGGCGTACGCGACGCGCGGCCGGAACGAAGAGGCGGAGAAGCTTTACCGCCGGGCGCTCAAAAGCGGCGAGGAATACCCCCTGGCCTGCATCTCCCTCGGGAGGTTGCTGGCCAGGGAGGGCAGGTACGAGGAAGCCCGCGGCCTGATCGACCTTTACATAAGGCTGCAGCCCGGGGATCCGTGGGCCTACTATATCCTGGGGGCCTGCCTGGCGAGCCTGGGAAGCGACGAGGAAGCGCGCTTCGCGCTGGCCAAGGCCGCCCAGCTGGATCCCGACGGGGAGGCAGGGTTCCTGGCCCGGCGTGAGCTTGAGCGACTGAAAGAAGGGTAGGGAAGGGAACGGTCGCATACCCCCCCTCCCGGAACCGCAGGGCACCGGCTGAAGGGTGATCGACAAGAACGTGGTCCTGGCGGAAGACTATCGGGTTTGCGAACTCCTTGCCTCAGCGCCCGGCGACCGATGAACGAGGAGTAAGCCCCTCGGCCTCAACCGCCCTTGAACTGGGGCTTCCTGTTCTCCAGGAGCGCCTGCACGGCCTCCCGGTGGTCCGCGGAAACCAGGCACAGGGTCTGGGCGATGGCTTCGAACTCCAGCGCGGTCTCCGGATCGGAATCCCAGCAGCGGTTGATGACCTGTTTGGCCAGGGCGATGCCCAGGACGGGCCCCGCGGCGAGCTCCGCGGCCAGCTTCATGGCCTCATCCATCACCTGCTCGCGCGGGCAGACGTGCTCCACCATGCCCAGGCGATGAGCTTCCGCGGCGTCTATGGTCTTGCCCGTGAAGATGATCTCCTTGGCGTGACCCAACCCGACCAGGCGGGCCAGTCGCTTGCAGGCGCCCAGGTCGGGTATGATACCGAACTTGATCTCCATGAGGTTGAACCTGGCGTCGTCGGAAGCCACGCGGATATCGCAGGCCAGGACCAGCTCCAGGGCTCCCCCGAAGGCCAGTCCGTTCACGGCGGCGATGACCGGCTTGTCCATCATCTCGTAGGCCAGGTAGGTCCCCTGCACGTCCTTGAGAAAGGTGTGTATCTGCAGGGCGGTCAACTGGCCCAGTCCCGCGAAGCTGCCCAGGTCCAGTCCGCTGGAGAAGGACTTGCCGGCGCCGGTGATCACAACCGCCCTCACCTCGGCATCGTGCTGCAGCTCGTTGGCGGCGGCGGCGAGCTCAAGGAACATGGTGGAGTTCATGGCGTTGTGGACCTCGGGACGGTTCAGGGTCAGGATCGCCACTCCCTCCCTTTTCTCTACGCACAACGTCTCGTACGATGGCATCTTCTCCCTCCTCCCGCGCATTGCCGGATATCGTATAAGGCGATTCTACAGAGATTTTGCGCCATCCACCATACTTCACCGCGAGGGCGCGGCGCGTCCTGCGGAGCCGCGCGCATAAGCCTCACCGCCGGCGGACGCTCTCTGTGCCGTGGCGCGAGCGCACGGCTTCTCGAGCCCGCCTTGCTGCCGCTGATCGAGGTCTGGCGAGGGAAGCCGAAAGACCTGCTATAATATCCACCTGGAGGTGAAAGGATTGCCCATTTACGAATACAAGTGCCCGGCATGCGGCCACCGCTTCGATCTGCTGCAGCCCATGGACGCGGAGAGGGTCGCGGAATGCGAGGAGTGCGGGGCGGAAGCCAAGCGGGTTTTCAGTCCCCGCATCGCCATACGCTACGAGGGATGGGGCTTCAACGCCACGGACAAGCTGCTGCCGGAGAGCAGCCGCGTGAAGAGGGACTTCAAGCAGCTGAGGGAGAAAGCGGACCAGCTGGTGGAGGAGGATTTCTCTCCCTGATCCATGCCCCGCGGGCAGAAGGCGTTTCGAACAGCCATCCTCAGATCCAGCCCGCCATGATGCGCAGCAGGTTGAGGCGCTTGAAGCGGCTCCCCATGAGAGGCCACGTCAACTCCTCCTTGGGCATGTAGAGCTGGCGCTGCAGCTTGAGGGCCTCTTCGCGCACCTTCGCCAGCTCGCCGAGCTGCAGCATGGGATCGGGCAAGGCCAGGATGTCGTCGACCAGCTTGAGAAGGGACACGGTGTCCCGCAGCCGCCGGTCGTTCAGCGAAGCGCGCTGCGCAGAGATGATCCCGTTCTTGCCCTTGATGGCGTTGAGCGCGATCAGCGCCTCGTAGGTGACGTCGACGATGTCCTGGCGGCTCAGCAAATCCGTTTCGTATCCCAGCATGTCCCGCCAGTGCGGCGATAGGGACGCCCGCGCGTAATCGTCGATGCTCCTATGGATGATGCGCAGGCCATAGCGCTGCGCTTCCCGATGCAGGGTGCAGCCGGGGTCGATGAAAGGGGCCACGGGGCCTATGGATGGGTTGAGGCGGGGCCCGAACTGGCGCAACAGGTACGCGCAGTACTCCACCGTCTCCATGACGGAATCCCTGCTCTGTCCGGGAAGGCCGATCATGAAGAATAGGTCGCACTTGCCGCACCCCGACTCGATCACCCAGGCGATGTTGCGCTCCAGCTCCTCGTTCCCGTATGGCTTGCCAATGGCCTCGCGCAGGGTTTCGTCGTGGGTGGCGGGCGAGATCTGGAAGTTGAAGTTGTCGAAGCTCGAGGCCACGCGGTCGAAGTATTCACGCGGTGCGGGGGCGAAGAGCTCGAAGACGAGCTGGTTCCTGGGGTTCAACTGGCTGAGCAGCTCTATGGTCTCCATGGCGTATTCCCGCCCTCCCTGCAGGAGGTCGCCCACGAGAAAGATGGGGGCGGTGGTGAACTTGCAGATGAAGCCCACGTCGGAGGCCACTTTTTCCGGGGGTCGGAAGGCGACCTGCCCGCGTCCGCAGAGGCGGGCATGCGCGCTCTCGGAACCGCCGCAGAAAACGCAATCGTACGAACATCCCCTGCAGGTCAACACCATGGTCATGGGATATCGCCACCAGTTCCAGAAGAAGCCGAGGCTCTTCCGGTCACGGTACTTTAGGGCGGAGCGTATCATGTAACGGTAGCCGTCACCGAGGTATTCGAGATTCGCCGGTACGTAGGTGAGAGGGTTTTCCACCACCTCGCCGCGGCTGTCCCTGTAGGTGAGGTTGGGTATGTCGTCGAGGGAGCCGCCGTGCATGAGCGACTCCATGAGCCTGCGCAGCGGCTCCTCCGCGGAATCACCCCTGATGACGAAGTCTACCTGCGGGTACTGCATGAGCTCGTGATGGTAAAAGGAGGCCGTGTACCCACCCAGGATGACGGGTATGTCGGGGTGCGCCTCCTTCAGCAAGCGCGAGACCTCGATGACCCCCTGGGCGTGCGTCAGCCAGTGAAAGTCGACGCCGAAAGCCCGCGGTCGCAGGCGGGACAGGAAACGGGGCACGTCGAAGCCGTCGTCCTCGAGCATGCGCTGGGCGAGGTTGACGATCCTGGTGTTTATGCCGTTGCGCTCCAGGTATTCACCCAGGAAGGCGAAACCGATGGGGTAATTCTCGAACGCGGTGGTGGAGGGCGACAGGTCGCTCAAGGGACTGGGCACGGTGGTGATGGTGCGGAAGTCGTAGACGCTGGGCGGATGCAGGAGCACCAGGTCCGGTTGCGCGAAGACCATCGTCCCACCTCGGAGGAAATGACCGCCGTCCCTCGCCTCTTATCCATCTTCCCGTTGTGTCACGGGTCTGGTCACTGGACGTAAACAACAATATAGAGGCAAAACCAGGCGCGGGCAACCCGAACGCTTGCGCACGCACGGGCACGAGCCTCGGTGATGACGGCCGTCGGCGACGGGTGATCTTGCCGGCCTTGTCGGCGCGAGCCCGGTCCAGGCCCGTTAACGTTCAGGCCTGCAACCTCTGCAGGAAGTCCTGCCGCTCGCGTGTCAGTTCCACCACGCGCGTGGAGACCTCCTCGCTGATGTCGTCCAGGGCTATGCAGAAGGCCACCTGCCCCCGGCGCAGGGTGTCGAGGAGCCTCTCGGGACCGTCGCAGATCTCGAAGATGGTGGAGCCGTCGGTGACCAGCTTGCACTCGGAGAGAGGGCGGGAGTAATCCGTGCTCTCGCGCAGGTATGCAAGGGTCTTGCGGATCTTCTGGAGGCTGATGCCCCTCGCGAGCATGCGGGCCACGGTCCTCAGCTCGACGAGGTTGCGGAAGTCGTACCCCTCGCCGCCGCGCTCGTCCCCGCTCGCGCGGAAGGGCTGTATGATGCCGGTCCGGCTCCAGTAGCGGACCTGCCGCACCGTGCAACCGCAGATACATGCCGCCTGTTCGGCGTTGAAGATCATCTCGAGCTCCCCGGCATCGGTTGGACTGACTTGTGCCTTGCGGGATGGAAACTGCAAAGATCGGCAAACATATTTTTATTACAACGCACCCGCGGGTTCAATAGGAAAGAGGAAAAACGGCGCAACTTTTTTCAATTCACCGCACCCCTTCCCGGCTGAGGACCGGTAACGTGGCTCAACGTGTCTTCCGCGGGAAG encodes:
- a CDS encoding DUF2892 domain-containing protein, with the translated sequence MQRNVGTLDRAGRAALGLLLLGFAWRKGGKSGIMAAHASGMLMSSALSGYCPLYKLANINTVGKPV
- a CDS encoding PQQ-like beta-propeller repeat protein; this encodes MFRYRSRGEGCARRCTDLRNKARIVVLPLAALLVFMLPMPSPPAVPAASTASARGDLGPFKEAGDWPCIHHDSANSDVLPEGKAAPAEFELKWSALKDASVLSSPTVGDDGRIYVTATQQNFHSQPAMWLAPLARLLDPLASSLSGGVKLSDMLNSGLLQSRLYALDAETGRVLWERAEIALAGMAGAPLLIRDPRGDLSIVVSCLGKVIAYDPDGNKRWTSSLGFAEVAISPHLYPDGKSILLGTNRGSVYLKDAARGRDLLPPYRPSGLVNTNTPGIAPDGTVILVGNHTSNIEDGVAWAVKPDLAAGKWDVIWTCEDIAGESQTSPTIADGRVYVGDGHAGLIAIDLATGAELWRYTFTEIEGWRDYQWRDYVIYASVAVTPEGLIGMYMIPAGLEELATYSDLPPMYIAVLEDRGDHAERRYLEDWKATCGVAYSAGSGRFYFAGMEEGAGGKALNVLVSLDAASHESFSQPLENPCLNNITLADGALVVPVFWGGLIGLPVVTRKGYGLHCYREKKAAPADEEPPVNPYLADSPWPESHRNSYCQASSPLTGPRDAGTIRLSHEVVPLDIPITAAFSSPYADGKRVIWCSTTGILGEVFKLDPGTFTVIDRYIPAVREGAPLNFHPSISGAYNVLDRDGNLFVPSWAGCGIDAFSDSIPGDRGSPIALKGRYIIPDAFLLRPGAESIVGMTMTYDGMVAFVTDLGTVGVIDRSLSPASARFLSLNASADPSTPLDELEHVSNSIAACEKGGIYVVTDKYMYRVQWTGSGLTLDPASGAWKAAYEAGSGQQGGRLGKGSGSTPTLMGTGDGDRFVVITDGQDVMRLVLMWRDEIPAGWEPIATGKDPRIAAEVPVTFGDPEAKVSYSEQSVLVRGYGAVVVNNRLGLDILSSLPPNLQPFSMLLSNLPGIAPYGIEKFVWDPEARRLESAWCNPSISLPNAIPTMSAETGMIYCIGQRRGAWTLEAVDWETGVSRFHYVIGYSIFHNSFYAATEIGPDGAIYYGTFCGINKLQP
- a CDS encoding tetratricopeptide repeat protein yields the protein MNPRSDGKNDNGCETRATPDAHCGPFRIALFPFATNAVGRVPAAVENMIALYLLNGLSRVAGLEVVDLAPSPRGGEVLSLAGTLSPDEVREAAARAGAEAAVWGELAFKPENRPVVEAVEVNLLFARTDAEDPPRRFSSLFRGLRGDVRSGHLSVDVPALEDLAEESVLAVSEMLGMERGALRPERIGEGMTHNHRALLYFVYALRMVGERDWKIGFYRKAIAADPHFALAYINLAQLLLGEGRNGEAMRVLLQAQSRLKGSEAEPDILNLLGVTTLHMGMWEEAVKVWERALSLCPAHREALCNLAAAYATRGRNEEAEKLYRRALKSGEEYPLACISLGRLLAREGRYEEARGLIDLYIRLQPGDPWAYYILGACLASLGSDEEARFALAKAAQLDPDGEAGFLARRELERLKEG
- a CDS encoding enoyl-CoA hydratase/isomerase family protein, whose product is MPSYETLCVEKREGVAILTLNRPEVHNAMNSTMFLELAAAANELQHDAEVRAVVITGAGKSFSSGLDLGSFAGLGQLTALQIHTFLKDVQGTYLAYEMMDKPVIAAVNGLAFGGALELVLACDIRVASDDARFNLMEIKFGIIPDLGACKRLARLVGLGHAKEIIFTGKTIDAAEAHRLGMVEHVCPREQVMDEAMKLAAELAAGPVLGIALAKQVINRCWDSDPETALEFEAIAQTLCLVSADHREAVQALLENRKPQFKGG
- a CDS encoding FmdB family transcriptional regulator, which codes for MPIYEYKCPACGHRFDLLQPMDAERVAECEECGAEAKRVFSPRIAIRYEGWGFNATDKLLPESSRVKRDFKQLREKADQLVEEDFSP
- a CDS encoding TIGR04190 family B12-binding domain/radical SAM domain protein — encoded protein: MVFAQPDLVLLHPPSVYDFRTITTVPSPLSDLSPSTTAFENYPIGFAFLGEYLERNGINTRIVNLAQRMLEDDGFDVPRFLSRLRPRAFGVDFHWLTHAQGVIEVSRLLKEAHPDIPVILGGYTASFYHHELMQYPQVDFVIRGDSAEEPLRRLMESLMHGGSLDDIPNLTYRDSRGEVVENPLTYVPANLEYLGDGYRYMIRSALKYRDRKSLGFFWNWWRYPMTMVLTCRGCSYDCVFCGGSESAHARLCGRGQVAFRPPEKVASDVGFICKFTTAPIFLVGDLLQGGREYAMETIELLSQLNPRNQLVFELFAPAPREYFDRVASSFDNFNFQISPATHDETLREAIGKPYGNEELERNIAWVIESGCGKCDLFFMIGLPGQSRDSVMETVEYCAYLLRQFGPRLNPSIGPVAPFIDPGCTLHREAQRYGLRIIHRSIDDYARASLSPHWRDMLGYETDLLSRQDIVDVTYEALIALNAIKGKNGIISAQRASLNDRRLRDTVSLLKLVDDILALPDPMLQLGELAKVREEALKLQRQLYMPKEELTWPLMGSRFKRLNLLRIMAGWI
- a CDS encoding MerR family transcriptional regulator, giving the protein MIFNAEQAACICGCTVRQVRYWSRTGIIQPFRASGDERGGEGYDFRNLVELRTVARMLARGISLQKIRKTLAYLRESTDYSRPLSECKLVTDGSTIFEICDGPERLLDTLRRGQVAFCIALDDISEEVSTRVVELTRERQDFLQRLQA